From Lucilia cuprina isolate Lc7/37 chromosome 4, ASM2204524v1, whole genome shotgun sequence:
ttgacaaaaattatacagaaaatatatatGCAAAAAAAGATCAATTGTCAGGTGTGGGGTTCGAACCCACGCTCCCTCTCGGGAACCAGAGCTTAAATCTGGCGCCTTAGACCGCTCGGCCAACCTGACTTGTTAACGTATTAGCgacaaaatgtatatataagcCATACAGGTGGCAACATAGTAcatcaaattaataaaaaaagtattaccaACTTACTAAATATGTTGACTACAGATGACATCTATAGTCAAAGTTTTGCAAGACAACATATATCCATTCAAATTAGTGATGATAAATTATCGATAGCTAATGATTTTTCGAttgtcttgtttttatttacttatagtTTTCCTTccgttttgtttaaaagttattgtttattaatggtttttattttttaaaattttcaatttatatataaatttattaaaaatctgttataaagttttattttcataatatataaatattatttttacataaaattcaaaTCATCTCGGTTTGGTGTGTAGTCAGGTAAAAGTTCCCAAATTTTAAGACGCCATCTTTGTCTCCTTTCCTCGGTTTCCTTTTCGAGTTGTAATATTTGTGGCAACCTTTGCCAACAATCCAATACTTTCCATTTTAGATGCCTGCAAGCAATTATTAGTTTGAAATAAGataactaaaaacaaacacTTTTCACCCACCATTCATGATGCGACACGGCCTGTTTCATTTTAGTCTCCTCAACCATTTGCATTCGTTTCGAATATGTCCACCATTGACGGAACATGCTTTCGGTCAATTTGAATTCATGATAGTCAACGGCAACATTAAATTTACTACGTTCTTCGTAGACATATTGCAACCAAATCTGTAGATATTgacgttttaaaattttctcatataATTCATCTGCCTTTTGATTGCGTCTAGCTTTAAGTATACGATATAAACTAAACCAGGCTTGAAAATAGGTTTTCTTGTATAACGAACGTCTAAGTTCTTCACATTTCTTAAGATTATCTCTTTTGCGTTGCAGCAGTCGTTTAAAAGACTCCATGCCAATGCGTTTAAGCAAGTTGCGTTTGTAGAATTCTTGTGCCTTACGTTGATTTTCTAAGTACTTCTGCCGTTCACGTTCTTTAATGATTTTAGCCATTTTCTCTTGGCGTCGTTTTTCTCTTAAGGCTTCTATACGCAATCGTTTAGCTTCTTCATCTTCTTGACGCtataaatgaaatgtaaattattatttatttagagtATGTTTGGAAAAAACAATTACTTTGGCTTCTTCTAGAGCTAGTTTTTGAGCCTCTCTTTCGGCTTCCTGTTGTAGTCTTCTTTGTTTAGCTTGTTCATGACGTATACTTCGTTCCAAAGCCCTTTCTTGCATATTTTGCAAGAATTTCGGCATTAGAAGTGCTTTACCCTGTAGTTTATTCAAATTATCATCTTCCTCATCCTTTAGATTACCTATTAATTGTAAACATTTCGCCTTGGCCTTAGATTTGGGATCACCTGATCGTATAACGGATTTTAATTCATTCTTCAATTCCTGACGTGCCTCTTTAGCTTCCTCAGACAATTTGTGTAGCTTTAGTTCCATTATTATACGTTCCTGACGCTCCAACTTTAGACGTTGTAAATCTATGATATCTTGTTGTACTTTAATTCTGTAAATATTACAGTTAATGTTAATAACagcaaattatttttacattattttggtTCTTGACACTTACTTgttttgatatttcttatttacTTTAACATTTTCTAATGTGTCCTTTTTCCCAACACATTTCTTATGATCATTTTCGGATGTGGATTCACTTTCTGTTTTCTGACTATGTTTCAAACGTGTTTTTTCTATGCGTATTTtgtctaagaaaatatttatctttttaacaCGATCTGCTCTTCCATCTACATGTTCCCTTTCAATTTTTTCAATGTTAGTATAATGAAtccattttagaaaatatttacgcATTATAGAGGTATTGTTGTGGTTAcaagtttgaaataaattttctataatatttgatttttcatTATGTGAATATGTGTTATCTTCTAATTCCTTAGAAGAGCTTTCTGAAGTAATTACgttttcattttcttcttcTGAAGATTTGACATAATGAGTTGTCTTACCAGTAACTATTAAATCACCGGTTTCACTTTTAGCATTGTGTAGAGAATatccatttaaaattaaattgttttctgaATTATTTTCCtccaatatattttctaatttaaactcTTCTTCCATTTCTAATTCTTTTAAGGCCTCTTCAGCTAAATCCGATATTACTGAATCTATACCATCGCTAGTATTTGAACATACAGAAGATTCTCTTTTAAGCTGACAAACGTTAATGTCATTGTCAAATCTAACGCATCTTAAGTGTGGAACATTTTGTTCTTCTATTACCTCCCTTAATGGCTTTAAAATCTCGTCTGTATTAGCCAATGGACTGGGTGTTCGTTGACAGTTCTCTTCTGTTATAATTTGAGAATTCAGATCGAATATTTcattattcaaatttaattcattcattctttcagccataaaatctataatattttcttCTGGTTTCACTCCATTATTCTTTTGACTATCCATTGCTAATAACAGTTCTTTTTCTTCTAATAAATTTGCTACTTCTGTTCCTATTATCTCATTGTTCCTATTATTTTCCAGTGTACTCTCTTCCATTTCCAGcgtattgttttttctttctctaaAGTCTTTATCTTCCATCAAGTTGACATGTTTTTCTAATTCATCTGCAAATAAGTCATGAACTTCCTGTAATGCATCTAAGGGTGTATTATAAAAATCTTCTATATGTTTATGAGAAGATTCCAAACTTTTTATAATCTCCGTATTATCGATTAACAAAGAGTGCAACTTTTTCTCAGGCACTCTGTTCTGCTTATGTTGCTTTTGCAAATGCATACGAAATTGATTTAATTGATTCTCTATATAATGATCTTCGACAGCAATATTGTGCTCCTTGCACTGTTGCAAATTCTTAGCGTAGGCAACCGTTGCTAGGGGTAATTTTCTAGGTatctttttaaactaaaagatggaatgttttttatatatatattaaaaattaatttgaatttatattttcataccATTTCATGTCTTAGATTCATTACTAAGACAGGATCAAGATTTGATTGGCTGCTGTTGTCACctttcattatattttgttgGTGTCGTCCGATGTAGTCAATTTCTATGAACTTTTTTACAGCATCTGATTTTAAATTAGTTGAAATATTGCTGCAATGCCGTTTACGTATGCGATCCCATCGTGTATCCTTATTGTTGGATGATTTTTCACGTTTCGGATGtgtcattttaaattattaacaaattgtatacaattttaattaatttgtattattattcaCGTCAATgtattaaagaaacaaataaacaacttgtttatataaattagtATTTTCACGTAGTCAAGGATACTTTGTTTCGTTGaatttacttgtttaaataaagGGGTGATTTGCTTACAATGTAATATAAATTCTTCAATATATTATGCATTTGTTTATTATGGTCCTTTCAAATAATACAagactagcataccctgggtgcttcgctaccctaactatgtccaatatcgtaaaaatatcaaaatgtaccatcggaaaaacgaaaaagcacaaagatctctttcaataaattctcatttaataaggaccgtgtgttccggttaaccattataaagaatctatttgaataatagaaaagtaccaaatagttcctacttacagaatattattcagtcaagaccatgtatgttaaaattaatgttcctatgttgaatattttagaaaatttaaagagtacaatttatgagataaaaagtactaaaaagttgtctcttaaaggatcttattcaatgaggaccgtgtatgtttaataatcatgtgttttcagttcatattaaagaacatacatagagtatcat
This genomic window contains:
- the LOC111679504 gene encoding stress response protein NST1; translation: MTHPKREKSSNNKDTRWDRIRKRHCSNISTNLKSDAVKKFIEIDYIGRHQQNIMKGDNSSQSNLDPVLVMNLRHEMFKKIPRKLPLATVAYAKNLQQCKEHNIAVEDHYIENQLNQFRMHLQKQHKQNRVPEKKLHSLLIDNTEIIKSLESSHKHIEDFYNTPLDALQEVHDLFADELEKHVNLMEDKDFRERKNNTLEMEESTLENNRNNEIIGTEVANLLEEKELLLAMDSQKNNGVKPEENIIDFMAERMNELNLNNEIFDLNSQIITEENCQRTPSPLANTDEILKPLREVIEEQNVPHLRCVRFDNDINVCQLKRESSVCSNTSDGIDSVISDLAEEALKELEMEEEFKLENILEENNSENNLILNGYSLHNAKSETGDLIVTGKTTHYVKSSEEENENVITSESSSKELEDNTYSHNEKSNIIENLFQTCNHNNTSIMRKYFLKWIHYTNIEKIEREHVDGRADRVKKINIFLDKIRIEKTRLKHSQKTESESTSENDHKKCVGKKDTLENVKVNKKYQNKIKVQQDIIDLQRLKLERQERIIMELKLHKLSEEAKEARQELKNELKSVIRSGDPKSKAKAKCLQLIGNLKDEEDDNLNKLQGKALLMPKFLQNMQERALERSIRHEQAKQRRLQQEAEREAQKLALEEAKRQEDEEAKRLRIEALREKRRQEKMAKIIKERERQKYLENQRKAQEFYKRNLLKRIGMESFKRLLQRKRDNLKKCEELRRSLYKKTYFQAWFSLYRILKARRNQKADELYEKILKRQYLQIWLQYVYEERSKFNVAVDYHEFKLTESMFRQWWTYSKRMQMVEETKMKQAVSHHEWHLKWKVLDCWQRLPQILQLEKETEERRQRWRLKIWELLPDYTPNRDDLNFM